GCTGCCTTGGGGCCCTTCGCCTCCTCGATGATGTCGAACTCGACCTCTTCACCCTCGTAGAGGACCTTGAAGCCGGACCCATCGATTGCGCTGTAGTGCACGAACACGTCCGCCCCGCCCTCCCGCTGGAGGAAGCCGTACCCCTTCTCCTGCGAGAACCACTTGACGGTGCCATTGGTACGAGCCATCGCCGGTACTCCTGGTATGAAAGGTTGAGACAGATCGAAGGTGCGGTGCGATGTGCCGTACCCTCGGAAATCGCCGCGGAGAACGCGCCCGCGGCCGGCGCACAATAAAAAAAGGCCCCGCGCGCAGGGCGCGCAGGTCCTTATCGAGAACCGCGGAAATGGACGACGGACTGAAGCGAGTGCACGTGCAAACGTCTTTCCGGCACGGATGCGATGAAGCCACCATTCAAAGTGTAGTCACGCCCCGGGCGGCTACGCAAGTGGGGCGATCGGGAGGGAACGCGACACGGTGGGCGTGTCGTTGACGTCCTGTCTCGAACGACGCCACCTTGCTGCAACGATCCACGCGGGAGTGTCTGCAAAATGAGCTATGAGCTGAAGGTTTCCGATTCCCTCCACGTCCCGTATCGCGGGCATCTGCTGCGGCTGAAGATTGCGGACGGGGTGCCCCGGCTGCAGGAGCTGAAGGCAGGCAGCCGCCTGCGGGTGAGTGGCCCTGACGGACGCACGGGAGTGATCGAGATTCTGGGGTTCCCGACCACGGCCGGCCGTCAGACGCAGGAGCGGCTGGAGCGCACCCGTGAGCTCGACATCGTGATTCCGGCACAGCAGGCGATGATCGACGGCGCCCGCATCGAGATCGGCTGGAGAGTCGGCCCGGCGGATGACGAGCGCCCGGAGCGCGGGTAGCACGTGAGCGGCAGCGTCGTCTTTCTCACCGGTGCGACCGGCTTCATCGGTTCCAGGATCGCGCGCGGCCTTGCAGCAGGCGGCGCCCGGCTGCGGTGCCTGGTGCGTTCGCCCGCCTCCCGCGCGGCGCGCTCACTGGAGGAGCTTGGCGCGGAGCTGATCCCCGGCGACGTGAACGACCCTGCCGCTCTCGAGCATGGCCTGGGCGGCGCGGACCTCGCCTATCACATTGCCGCGATCTACGACATCGGCGTGGTCGACGAGGCGGCCCTGGAAGCGACCAACGTGGATGGCACGCGTGCGTTTCTGCGCGCCGCACAGCACGCGCGCACGCCGCGCGTCATCTACGTGTCCTCCACGGTAGCCCTGGGCCCCGTCGCGCCGGATTCCACCGGAGACGACCAGCCGCCGTACGCCGGGCCGTACCCCTCGATCTATCACCGTACCAAGTCCGAAGCGCACCGGATCGCCGTCGCTGCACAGCAGAGCGGGCAGCCGGTGCTGATCGCATGCCCCGCGTACGTCTACGGACCAGGCGACGAGGGGCCGGCCGGAAAACTGATCGAAGACCTGCTGCGCCGCCGCGTGCCGACGCTGATCGCGGATCCGGCGTGGTACTCGTTCGTGCATGTCGACGACGTTGCCGAGGCGCTGATCGCGCTGGCGGACCGCGGCACGGCTGACGGCGTGTACGTGCTGGGCGGTGAGAACGAGCGTTTCGACCGGTTCGTACAGCAGGTAGCCGAGTTGGGCAATGTGTTTGCGCCGCGCCCGATCACGCCCGCTCCGCTCGCGCGCGGCATCGGCCGCACGCTCGATGCAGTGGCGCGACGTACCGGCGTGCGCTTCCCGCTGTCACTCGAGGGTGTGAACGTCGTAACGCGCGGGCGGTACACCTTCGGGCACGCGCGCGCTGCCCGGGAGCTGGGCTTCACGCCGCGCTCGCTGGCTGCGGGGCTGCCGGAGACGGTCGCGTTCTTCCGCGCAAAGCTGGCGCGCGGTCGGCGCACGCCCGGCGCCTGAGCCATGCCCGCCGCCAAGCTGCGCGCGGCACTGCAGCGCGCCCGGACGCGTGTCGCGGCGGGGGTGCGTCGACTTCGCCCGCGCCACCTCCTCCTCGCAAACGTCGTCGTCTGGTCCATCGTCGCGCTGCTCTGGCACCGCTGCGGCATAGCCGGCTGCCCGAACGTCGAGCGGCTGGCGTCCTACCAGCCGGGCGGCGCCACCGTGCTGCTCGACCGCAACGGCCAGGAGTTCGCGGACCTCTCGCCAATCGACCACGACGTCGTTGCGCTGGACGCCCTGCCGGAGCACGTGCCAGGTGCGTTCCTGGCGGTGGAGGACAAGCGATTCTACGAGCACGGCGGTGTGGACGTGCGACGCGTCGGCGGCGCGTTGCTCGCCAACGCTGGTGCACGCTCGGTCGTCCAGGGGTTCAGCACGATCACCATGCAGCTCGCTCGCAACGTGTGGCCCGAGACGCTGCCAGGCCGTGAGCGCACGCTGCAGCGGAAGGTGCTCGAGATCCGGGTGGCGCGCGAGATCGAACGCAAGTTCACGAAGAACGAGATCCTGGAGCTGTACCTCAACAACATCTATTTCGGCAGCGGTGCGTGGGGCATCGATGCGGCCGCGCGCAACTATTTCGGCAAGCCTGCATCCGAGCTGCGCCTGAGCGAAGCCGCACTGCTCGCGGCCATGCCGAAGTCGCCCGTGCTGTACAACCCGCGCCGGTACCCGGAGCGCGCACTGGCGCGTCGCAACCTGGTGCTCGAGCTGATGGCGGAGCAGGAGCGGGTGAGCGAAGAGAGCGCAGCGGAGTCGAGCGACGTCCCGCTGCGCGTTCGTCGTGATCCTCCCGCGCGGCGCGATGGCGAAGAACGTGTCGCGCCCTGGTTCACCGAAGCGGTGCGTCGCGTCCTGGAGGACCGGCTCGGCGAGGACGTCTACACGACGAGGCTCGTGGTGCATACGACGCTGGACCCGGCGCTGCAGCGCATCGCGGCCCGCCAGCTGGAGCGGCAACTCGACCGGATCGAGAGCGGCCATTACGGCGCGTACGACGGTGATCGGTATACGGGTGGTCCGCCGGAGTCGACGCGCTACCTGCAGGGCGCGGTCGTGATGATCGAAGCCGCGAGCGGTGATGTGCTCGCGCTGGTCGGCGGCCGCGATTACTCGCACTCGCAATTCGATCGCGCAACACGTGCGCGCCGGCAGGCGGGCAGTGCATTCAAGCCGTTCGTGTACGCCGCAGCACTGCAGCAGGGCTTTGCGGCGAGCCAGCACATTCTGGACGACACACTGCGCATGGAGCTGGAGGGCGGCGAGGTGTGGGAGCCAGTGAACTACGGCGGCACCTTCAGGGGCTTCATCACGCTGCGCGAGTCGCTGGTCGAGTCGCGCAACATACCGGCGATCCGACTCGCGCAGGATGTCGGCCTCGCGAACATCGAGCGGCTGGCGCGCAGGGCCGGTATCCGCAGTGACGTACCGGACGTGCCATCGGCGGCGATCGGCTCGGGTGCGGTGACACCGCTCGAGCTGACCGCGGCCTATACGAGCTTCGCCAACCTGGGCACAGCGGTACGGCCTCGACTGGTGGACCACGTGATCGACGGAGTGGGCGCAGTAGTCTGGCAATCGGAGATCGAGGAGGAGGACGTACTCGATCCAGCAGTCGCGTACATCGTGACGGACATGCTTCGGGAAACCGTCGACCAGGGAACAGGAAGAGCGGTGCGGCAGGTCGGGTTCGGTGCGGCCGCTGCCGGCAAGACCGGCACGACGAACGATGGAGCCGATGTGTGGTTCGTCGGGTACACGCCGGACCTGGTGGCGGGCGTATGGATGGGCTTCGACGTGCCGGAGCCGATCATCGAGGGCGCGAACGGCGGACAGCTTGCAGCGCCCCTCTGGGGACGGCTCATGGACGCGGTCTACGAGAAGCGCCCCACCCCTCCCGAGTGGACGGCGCCCGAGCGCGTCGTGGAGCTTCCGGTGGATCCCGCGACAGGGCTGGTGCTGGTCGAGGGGTGCCGCCCCGAGAGGGGAGCTGCGATCACGGAGCTGTTCGTCGCAGGCGACGAGCCCGCATCCGTGTGCCCGGCGGGAACCCCCGCGCGAGAGTCCCGCGGATTGCTCGCCCGGCTTGGCTCCTGGCTCGAGCGGACCTGGCAGCGCGCACTGCACGTGCTCGCGCGGCATATCGGCTCCGAAGACGAGCGGCCGATTCCGCCGCGCACGGAGGAGCGCTACATCGGCACGCCGCGACTGCCGCGCGCCGTCGAGGTCGCCGATCCGATCGTGCCGGCCGACTCGTTCCGACCCCGCGTCCGGATCTTCATACCCGCACTGGATTCCATCCAGCGCCCGGACTCATTGCCACGGGACACCCTGCGCGTGATCACCGACTCCATCCTGCTGCCACCAGCAGCGCCGCCGGACACGGCGGCACCGTCGGTCGATTCAGTGCGGGTGGATACGATAACGGTCGATACGACGACCGCGGCCGACACGCTGGCTCACTGACCGCCCGGACGTCCGGCCAGGGGTTCGGCTGGGTCAGGTTCCGGCGAGGCGCGGTGCCACGCAGATCTCCCACGCACCAAGCCGGCCCGCCACGCGGGGCGCGAACCCGCGCGAGCGCAGGAATGCGTGCATCGCTTCCGGGGGATGTACATGCATGCGGAAGCGCCGACGCCCCATCCAGAGGATGCCATTCCCCGCCGAGCTGGCCAGCCGTGTCCACCAGGCAGCGCGCGGATAGGTGAACGCAATCGTGCGGGACGCGCGACTGGCAGCGGCGTCGAGCAGGCCGCGCCAGTCCGGATAACAGCAGACGACCCGGTCGAGCACGACCAGGTCGTGCACCGTGTCGTCCTCCATGTGCGCGAAATCGGCGACCATGCCGCTCATGCGGTGCGCAACGCCGTACTCCTCGGCAAGCTGACGGGCAGTGCGGATGGCGGCAGGAATCGCATCGACGACCACTGCCTGCCGGATGCCGTGCCGCAGCAGCTCGATCGAGATGCCGCCGACGCCGGCGCCGCCTTCGAGGAGAGTCGCCTCATGGAAGCGGACCAGCGGGCGGACCACTTCGATCACCCGCTGAGCCCGCCGGGGCAGTCCGTGCTTGCGGAACCGCCGTGCCTCGCGGCGCGCGAAGCGCTCACCGAAGACGTCGTCGAGCCCTGCGTTCAGGCAATCACAGGCCACTGCACCGGCTGGCTGAGGTGAAGCACGTTACCAGGCAACGAACACGATGAAAAAGGTGACCACGGTCAGCATCGCGCCGAGCACCCACACCAGCGCCTCGTCCAGGCGTTCGCTCTCACGACCCGCCTCGAGCATTCGCAGGTGCGGCCACGACGTCCCGCACTCCCGGCACTCGTGCTCGCTGCCGGCCAGTCGCGTGCCACAGCGAATGCAATCGCGATTCTTCATGAGTACTGCCCCTCCCCGGTTGCCGTAACTCCAGGGAAGATGGCCAACCGGGACTGACGGGAGGGTGAACGCCGGATTACGGAATGTTCACGAACCGGTGTCGCACTGTTTGCGCCATTTCAGGAGCTCGAACGCGGTACGGCAGTCATTGCACCAGTAGGTCGCCACGGAGAGCTGCGGGCCGAAGGGCGAGTGCAGCTCCGTGTGCTCCGCACTGCAGAACGGGCAGGGCGGATGCTCGGGCAGGCCGAAGGCGGTCGCGTCGCGTGCGGGCGAGGTGGACACGGGTCAGTCCATCAGGAATTCGCGATTGCGATCACCGCGAATCCGCTGGATCGTCGCCCGGTCGGGTGCGCGACCATGAGGCCTGCGCCGCGCCTCCTCGAAGCTTTCGAACGACGGCTCGATGTTCGTGAAGACGTCGCCGAGCCCGGCACTGGCGAGCAGGGGGGCAATCTTTTCGACGAACCGCTCGCGCAGGGTGCTGCCCGCCCCGTCCGCGACCGAAGCGCCAATGAGTGTACGCGCTCCCGGACCATCCGGGCCGAACCAGGCGAGGACGTCGCCAGCGCGGGCCTGTACGGCGTCGTGCAGCGCGGTGCGGGATGCGTCGGAGGCCGACGCAAAGCGGCGCCACCACGCCGCCCCGTGAGCGGCGTGGAAGCTCTCCTCCTCGAGCAGCTTGCCGACGCGCTGGCGCAGCGGCACGTAGCTGGACGCACGCAGGGCCTCGAGCTGGACCGTGAGCGCGCCATCGCAGAGCACGTTGATCGCGATCAGTCCTGCCCAGTCATCCGGCGCCTCGTCGAGCGCGACCATGTTGCAGTACTCATCGGCTTCACGCCCGTGCTCGACGCGGTCCACGTCCACGTCGAACTCCTTGAGCAGCGCGTAGAGCAGCCTGGCATGTCCCCACTCGTCCTGTGCCATCGACGCGCAGGCGATGCCGGCCTCGAGCTCGGGCGCGCCCAGGATCCATTCCGCGTAGCGCATGCCGAGCAGTCGCTTGCTGTCGGCGAGTGAGAGGATGAGATCGTGCGTGGCGGTGCGGGCCGCACCGTCCAGCTCGACCGAGGCTGTGGTCGTGCGGGCCATCAGCGAACGTCTCCGTTCTGGC
The Longimicrobiales bacterium genome window above contains:
- a CDS encoding NAD-dependent epimerase/dehydratase family protein, with amino-acid sequence MSGSVVFLTGATGFIGSRIARGLAAGGARLRCLVRSPASRAARSLEELGAELIPGDVNDPAALEHGLGGADLAYHIAAIYDIGVVDEAALEATNVDGTRAFLRAAQHARTPRVIYVSSTVALGPVAPDSTGDDQPPYAGPYPSIYHRTKSEAHRIAVAAQQSGQPVLIACPAYVYGPGDEGPAGKLIEDLLRRRVPTLIADPAWYSFVHVDDVAEALIALADRGTADGVYVLGGENERFDRFVQQVAELGNVFAPRPITPAPLARGIGRTLDAVARRTGVRFPLSLEGVNVVTRGRYTFGHARAARELGFTPRSLAAGLPETVAFFRAKLARGRRTPGA
- a CDS encoding PBP1A family penicillin-binding protein, which encodes MPAAKLRAALQRARTRVAAGVRRLRPRHLLLANVVVWSIVALLWHRCGIAGCPNVERLASYQPGGATVLLDRNGQEFADLSPIDHDVVALDALPEHVPGAFLAVEDKRFYEHGGVDVRRVGGALLANAGARSVVQGFSTITMQLARNVWPETLPGRERTLQRKVLEIRVAREIERKFTKNEILELYLNNIYFGSGAWGIDAAARNYFGKPASELRLSEAALLAAMPKSPVLYNPRRYPERALARRNLVLELMAEQERVSEESAAESSDVPLRVRRDPPARRDGEERVAPWFTEAVRRVLEDRLGEDVYTTRLVVHTTLDPALQRIAARQLERQLDRIESGHYGAYDGDRYTGGPPESTRYLQGAVVMIEAASGDVLALVGGRDYSHSQFDRATRARRQAGSAFKPFVYAAALQQGFAASQHILDDTLRMELEGGEVWEPVNYGGTFRGFITLRESLVESRNIPAIRLAQDVGLANIERLARRAGIRSDVPDVPSAAIGSGAVTPLELTAAYTSFANLGTAVRPRLVDHVIDGVGAVVWQSEIEEEDVLDPAVAYIVTDMLRETVDQGTGRAVRQVGFGAAAAGKTGTTNDGADVWFVGYTPDLVAGVWMGFDVPEPIIEGANGGQLAAPLWGRLMDAVYEKRPTPPEWTAPERVVELPVDPATGLVLVEGCRPERGAAITELFVAGDEPASVCPAGTPARESRGLLARLGSWLERTWQRALHVLARHIGSEDERPIPPRTEERYIGTPRLPRAVEVADPIVPADSFRPRVRIFIPALDSIQRPDSLPRDTLRVITDSILLPPAAPPDTAAPSVDSVRVDTITVDTTTAADTLAH
- a CDS encoding methyltransferase domain-containing protein gives rise to the protein MACDCLNAGLDDVFGERFARREARRFRKHGLPRRAQRVIEVVRPLVRFHEATLLEGGAGVGGISIELLRHGIRQAVVVDAIPAAIRTARQLAEEYGVAHRMSGMVADFAHMEDDTVHDLVVLDRVVCCYPDWRGLLDAAASRASRTIAFTYPRAAWWTRLASSAGNGILWMGRRRFRMHVHPPEAMHAFLRSRGFAPRVAGRLGAWEICVAPRLAGT
- a CDS encoding Phenylacetic acid catabolic protein, with translation MARTTTASVELDGAARTATHDLILSLADSKRLLGMRYAEWILGAPELEAGIACASMAQDEWGHARLLYALLKEFDVDVDRVEHGREADEYCNMVALDEAPDDWAGLIAINVLCDGALTVQLEALRASSYVPLRQRVGKLLEEESFHAAHGAAWWRRFASASDASRTALHDAVQARAGDVLAWFGPDGPGARTLIGASVADGAGSTLRERFVEKIAPLLASAGLGDVFTNIEPSFESFEEARRRPHGRAPDRATIQRIRGDRNREFLMD